The following proteins are co-located in the Solanum pennellii chromosome 8, SPENNV200 genome:
- the LOC107028677 gene encoding uncharacterized protein LOC107028677 — translation MASLSSCNHPGKLCSSFSPSSLKLSWVQRVSGQFIHTQNHTCSLPYAPRALTVISMAPPKPGGGKAKKVTGIIKLALEAGKATPAPPVGPALGSKGVNIMAFCKDYNARTADKAGYVIPVEITVYDDRSFTFILKTPPASVLLLKAAGVEKGSKDPQREKVGKITIDQLKVIAQEKLPDLNCSTIESAMRIIAGTAANMGIDIDPPILEPKKKELVY, via the exons atgGCGTCTTTATCGAGTTGTAATCATCCAGGGAAACTCTGTTCCTCGTTTTCACCTTCATCCCTTAAGTTGTCATGGGTCCAACGCGTGTCGGGTCAGTTCATTCACACCCAAAACCACACTTGTTCCCTTCCTTATGCTCCAAGGGCTCTCACTGTCATTTCCATGGCCCCCCCTAAGCCCGGTGGTGGTAAAGCGAAGAAAG tCACTGGTATTATAAAGTTAGCTCTCGAGGCAGGGAAGGCAACCCCTGCTCCACCCGTGGGGCCGGCCTTGGGTTCCAAAGGTGTTAACATCATGGCATTCTGTAAGGATTACAATGCCAGAACTGCTGACAAAGCTGGTTATGTTATTCCTGTGGAAATCACCGTCTATGAT GATAGAAGCTTCACTTTTATCTTGAAGACCCCACCTGCTTCTGTTTTGCTGCTCAAGGCTGCAG GAGTGGAAAAGGGCTCGAAGGACCCACAGAGGGAGAAAGTGGGGAAAATAACTATTGATCAATTGAAGGTAATTGCTCAAGAGAAGTTGCCGGATCTTAATTGTTCTACTATTGAATCTGCAATGAGGATAATAGCTGGCACTGCAGCAAATATGGGAATTGACATTGACCCTCCGATTCTTGAACCTAAAAAGAAAGAACTTGTGTACTAG
- the LOC107028511 gene encoding uncharacterized protein LOC107028511, producing the protein MGLVAALLEILQRPTFGEVILELGMFMAPIWIAVLVGVLVGWSWKPNWANLAIDSVPTTHVPSLQNLSSGFSTLKLQIPSWIKETHSPPSISSSTSSSLQLEAEKSVVTDADLRYLDGLVEEQDGGPAWIQMMDRSTPNMSYQAWRRDPETGPPQYRSRTVYEDATPEMLRDFFWEDEFRLKWDDMLIHAETLEECPTTGTMVVQWVRKFPFFCSDREYIIGRRIWESGRTYYCVTKGVPCPSVPRRNKPRRVDLYYSSWFIRAAESKRDGRMTACEVLLFHYEDMGIPWEIAKLGVRQGMWGAVRKIDPGLRAYQRHRASGDPISRCAFMAQVNTKVAIENLRSMESETNLSEIEREDSPEKPAGRIIPRFLVVGGAIALACSLDRGLLTKAVIFGVARRFAGIGKRL; encoded by the exons atggGCTTGGTAGCGGCTTTGCTTGAGATTTTACAAAGACCAACTTTTGGGGAGGTAATATTAGAGCTGGGGATGTTTATGGCACCCATCTGGATTGCTGTTCTTGTTGGGGTCTTGGTTGGATGGTCATGGAAGCCCAATTGGGCCAATCTTGCCATTGATTCTGTACCTACAACACATGTTCCTTCTCTCCAAAACTTGTCTTCTGGCTTTTCAACTCTCAAATTGCAAATTCCCTCTTGGATCAAGGAAACTCACTCCCCACCCTCCATTTCATCCTCTACCTCCAG TTCATTGCAGCTGGAAGCCGAAAAATCGGTAGTAACCGATGCAGACCTTCGTTACTTAGATGGATTAGTTGAAGAGCAAGATGGAGGACCTGCATGGATTCAGATGATGGATCGTTCTACCCCAAATATGTCCTATCAGGCTTGGCGTAGAGATCCCGAG ACTGGACCTCCACAATATCGTAGCAGAACTGTATATGAGGATGCCACTCCAGAAATGTTGAGGGATTTCTTCTGGGAAGATGAATTTCGATTGAAGTGGGATGACATGCTTATACATGCTGAAACATTGGAAGAGTGTCCTACCACTGGAACCATGGTGGTTCAGTGGGTGCGTAAG tttcccttcttttgcagTGATAGAGAGTACATTATAGGCCGTCGAATTTGGGAGTCAGGGCGGACATACTACTGCGTCACTAAG GGTGTACCATGCCCTTCTGTGCCCCGTCGCAACAAACCAAGACGTGTTGATCTCTACTATTCAAGTTGGTTCATCCGCGCAG CTGAATCCAAGAGAGATGGTCGGATGACTGCCTGTGAAGTATTACTCTTTCATTATGAAGACATGGGTATACCTTGGGAAATTGCCAAACTCGGGGTAAGGCAAGGTATGTGGGGAGCTGTGAGGAAGATTGACCCTGGTTTACGTGCATACCAGAGACATAGAGCGTCTGGAGACCCAATTTCACGATGTGCTTTCATGGCGCAAGTCAACACCAAAGTTGCTATTGAGAATCTCAGATCAATGGAGAGCGAAACCAATCTTTCTGAGATTGAGCGTGAGGATTCACCTGAGAAGCCTGCAGGGAGGATCATACCGCGGTTCTTAGTTGTTGGTGGGGCAATTGCCCTTGCTTGTAGTCTTGATCGTGGACTCCTGACAAAAGCGGTTATATTTGGAGTTGCTAGAAGGTTTGCAGGGATTGGGAAAAGGTTGTGA
- the LOC107027917 gene encoding granule-bound starch synthase 1, chloroplastic/amyloplastic, whose translation MASITASHFVSRSSNVQTSLDTKSTLSQIGLRNHTLTHNGLRAVNKLDGLQSRTNTKVTPMMRSTKSATIVCGKGMNLIFVGTEVGPWSKTGGLGDVLGGLPPALAARGHRVMTISPRYDQYKDAWDTSVALEVKVGDSIEIVRFFHCYKRGVDRVFVDHPMFLEKVWGKTGSKIYGPKAGLDYLDNELRFSLLCQAALEAPRVLNLNSSNYFSGPYGEDVLFIANDWHTALIPCYLKSMYQSRGIYLNAKVAFCIHNIAYQGRFSFSDFPLLNLPDEFRGSFDFIDGYEKPVKGRKINWMKAGILESHRVVTVSPYYAQELVSAVDKGVELDSVLRKTCITGIVNGMDTQEWNPATDKYTDVKYDITTVMDAKPLLKEALQAAVGLPVDKKIPLIGFIGRLEEQKGSDILVAAIHKFIELDVQIVVLGTGKKEFEQEIEQLEVLYPNKAKGVAKFNVPLAHMITAGADFMLVPSRFEPCGLIQLHAMRYGTVPICASTGGLVDTVKEGYTGFHMGAFNVECDVVDPDDVLKIVTTVTRALAVYGTLAFAEMIKNCMSEELSWKEPAKKWETLLLGLGASGSEPGVEGEEIAPLAKENVATP comes from the exons ATGGCAAGCATCACAGCTTCACACTTTGTGTCAAGAAGCTCAAATGTCCAAACTTCACTAGACACCAAATCAACCTTGTCACAGATAGGACTCAGGAACCATACTCTGACACACAATGGGTTAAGGGCTGTTAACAAGCTTGATGGGCTCCAATCAAGAACTAATACTAAGGTAACACCCATGATGAGATCCACCAAGTCAGCTACCATTGTTTGTGGAAAGGGAATGAACTTGATCTTTGTGGGTACTGAGGTTGGTCCCTGGAGCAAAACTGGTGGACTAGGTGATGTTCTTGGTGGACTACCACCAGCCCTTGCA GCCCGCGGACATCGGGTAATGACAATATCCCCCCGTTATGACCAATACAAAGATGCTTGGGATACTAGCGTTGCCCTTGag GTCAAAGTTGGAGACAGCATTGAAATTGTTCGCTTCTTTCACTGCTATAAACGTGGGGTTGATCGTGTTTTTGTTGACCACCCAATGTTCTTGGAGAAA GTTTGGGGCAAAACTGGTTCAAAAATCTACGGCCCCAAAGCTGGACTGGATTATCTGGACAATGAACTTAGGTTCAGCTTGTTGTGTCAA GCAGCCCTAGAGGCACCTAGAGTTTTGAATTTGAACAGTAGCAACTACTTCTCAGGACCATATG GAGAGGATGTTCTCTTCATTGCCAATGATTGGCACACAGCTCTAATTCCCTGCTACTTAAAGTCAATGTACCAGTCCAGAGGAATCTATTTGAATGCCAAg GTCGCTTTCTGCATCCATAACATTGCCTACCAAGGCCGATTTTCTTTCTCTGACTTCCCTCTTCTCAATCTTCCTGATGAATTCAGGGGTTCTTTTGATTTCATTGATGG ATATGAGAAACCTGTTAAGGGTAGGAAAATCAACTGGATGAAAGCTGGGATATTAGAATCACATAGGGTGGTTACAGTAAGCCCATACTATGCCCAAGAACTTGTCTCTGCTGTTGACAAGGGTGTTGAATTGGACAGTGTCCTTCGTAAGACTTGCATAACTGGGATTGTGAATGGCATGGATACACAAGAGTGGAACCCAGCGACTGACAAATACACAGATGTCAAATACGATATAACCACT GTCATGGACGCAAAACCTTTACTAAAAGAGGCTCTTCAAGCAGCAGTTGGCTTGCCTGTTGACAAGAAGATCCCCTTGATTGGCTTCATCGGCAGACTTGAGGAGCAGAAAGGTTCAGATATTCTTGTTGCTGCAATTCACAAGTTCATCGAATTGGATGTTCAAATTGTAGTCCTT GGAACTGGCAAAAAGGAGTTTGAGCAGGAGATTGAACAGCTCGAAGTGTTGTACCCTAATAAAGCTAAAGGAGTGGCAAAATTCAATGTCCCTTTGGCTCACATGATCACTGCTGGTGCTGATTTTATGTTGGTCCCAAGCAGATTTGAACCTTGTGGTCTCATTCAGTTACATGCTATGCGATATGGAACA GTGCCAATCTGTGCCTCAACTGGTGGACTTGTTGACACTGTGAAAGAAGGCTATACTGGATTCCATATGGGAGCCTTCAATGTTGAA TGCGATGTTGTTGACCCAGATGATGTGCTTAAGATAGTAACGACAGTAACTAGAGCTCTTGCAGTCTATGGCACCCTTGCGTTTGCTGAGATGATAAAAAATTGCATGTCAGAGGAGCTCTCTTGGAAG GAACCTGCCAAGAAATGGGAGACGTTGCTATTGGGCTTAGGAGCTTCTGGCAGTGAACCCGGTGTCGAAGGGGAAGAAATCGCTCCACTTGCCAAGGAAAATGTAGCCACTCCCTAA
- the LOC107027901 gene encoding LOW QUALITY PROTEIN: beta-1,6-galactosyltransferase GALT31A (The sequence of the model RefSeq protein was modified relative to this genomic sequence to represent the inferred CDS: inserted 2 bases in 1 codon; substituted 3 bases at 3 genomic stop codons): MLIQDTSLVAGDILFNVSKTQDVIMGLDKIISSLEMKLAAARAANDEIAVVGRKPVIEPLNNRPKVFYVMGIITAFSSRKCRDSIRETWMPQGEDLTKLEKEKXIIILFVIGHSATPGGVLDCAIDAEDTQXHFTTXXRHVALQNHVEGYHELSSKTQIYFSTAAAKWDADFFIKVDDNVHVNLGVVGSLLDRHRSKPCVYVGCMKSGPVLSQKGVNYHEPEYWKFGEEGNKYFRHATGQIYAISKDLATYILITGDILHRYANEDVSLGSWLIGLDVEHIDERNLYCRTPPDCEWKALAGNICAASFDWNCSGICKSVERMEEGNGAIWHTSFWNFMIICSLIFLAVSLIVAPIFDLKSAMNINLIGIGQKIDVPKLVKGEEICYYH, from the exons ATGTTGATACAGGATACTTCCCTGGTAGCAGGAGATATTCTCTTCAATGTTTCTAAAACACAAGATGTAATCAT GGGGTTGGACAAAATAATATCTTCTTTGGAAATGAAGCTCGCTGCTGCTAGAGCTGCTAATGATGAAATAGCTGTTGTTGGTAGGAAACCAGTAATTGAGCCTTTGAATAACCGCCCTAAGGTTTTCTATGTAATGGGAATCATTACTGCTTTCAGCAGCAGAAAATGCAGGGATTCAATTAGGGAAACTTGGATGCCTCAAG GGGAGGATCTAACAAAGTTGGAAAAGGAGAA CATTATCATACTGTTTGTAATAGGGCACA GCGCAACCCCAGGTGGAGTCTTGGATTGTGCTATAGATGCTGAGGATACACAATAGCATTTTACTACATGATAAAGACATGTTGCCTTGCAGAATCATGTGGAGGGATATCATGAGCTGTCCTCTAAGACTCAAATATACTTTTCAACTGCAGCAGCAAAATGGGATGCTGACTTCTTTATTAAAGTTGACGACAATGTGCATGTCAATCTGG GTGTTGTAGGTTCATTGTTAGACCGTCATCGATCTAAACCTTGTGTGTACGTGGGTTGCATGAAATCTGGACCCGTTCTTTCACAGAA AGGAGTGAATTACCATGAACCCGAATACTGGAAATTTGGTGAGGAGGGAAATAAGTATTTTAGGCATGCAACTGGACAAATATATGCGATCTCCAAGGATTTGGCTACCTACATATTGATCACTGG GGACATTCTACATAGGTATGCAAATGAAGATGTTTCTCTTGGTTCTTGGTTGATTGGGCTTGATGTTGAACATATTGATGAACGAAATTTGTACTGCAGAACACCCCCAG ATTGCGAGTGGAAGGCCCTAGCTGGGAACATTTGTGCTGCATCGTTTGATTGGAATTGTAGTGGAATATGTAAATCAGTGGAAAGGATGGAAGAGGGAAATGGAGCAATATGGCATACTAGTTTCTGGAATTTTATGATCATATgcagtttaatttttttggctgTCAGTCTAATCGTAGCCCCAATTTTTGACTTGAAATCTGCAATGAATATTAACTTAATTGGAATTGGGCAGAAAATTGATGTTCCAAAGCTGGTTAAGGGCGAAGAGATATGTTACTACCATTGA
- the LOC107027902 gene encoding photosynthetic NDH subunit of subcomplex B 3, chloroplastic-like, with protein sequence MRAIEIYWYGGLAASTLSQSSLSCISKVHQRCLRTKIKAVASSHEKEEACVKFAFVSSVLLPDGTPDVQLRKACGGQKLRDIMLDANVELYGPYARPLLNCGGGGTCATCLVEVVEGKELLNPRTDKENENLKRVYIYIY encoded by the exons ATGAGAGCAATTGAAATATACTGGTATGGGGGCTTAGCCGCTTCCACTCTATCACAATCATCATTGTCGTGTATTTCCAAGGTTCATCAGAGATGCCTGCGAACAAAAATCAAAGCAGTTGCAAGTAGTCATGAGAAGGAAGAGGCTTGTGTGAAGTTTGCCTTTGTCAGC TCAGTACTCCTACCAGATGGGACACCAGATGTGCAGCTAAGGAAAGCATGTGGTGGCCAAAAACTTAGGGACATAATGCTCGATGCTAATGTCGAGTTGTATGGACCTTAT GCAAGACCTTTGCTCAATTGTGGGGGAGGAGGAACTTGTGCTACATGTTTGGTTGAG GTTGTTGAAGGAAAGGAGCTACTCAACCCTCGCACAGACaaggagaatgaaaatttaaaacgggtatacatatatatatat